The genomic interval CCCACGGCAGCGGGCGAGCGGCTGGTGCAGGCCATTGGCCACCGCTTCGACGAAATCGAGGCCGAGCTCGATGCCCTGACCGAGATGCGCGACAAGCCCGCAGGCACGGTGCGCATCACCAGTGGCGACCACGTGCTGCACACCACGCTACTGCCCAAGCTGGCACCGCTGCTGCTGGCCTACCCCGAGGTGAAGCTGGAGTTTGACGTGAACTATGGTTTCCGCGACATCGTGGCCGACCGCTTTGATGCCGGTGTGCGCCTGGGCGACACCATCGACAAGGACATGGTGGCCCTGCCGATCGGCCCGCCCTTGCGCATGGCCGCCGTGGCCACGCCCGGCTACTTTGCCGCCCACCCCGCACCCGCCACGCCGGGCGAGTTGGTGGCGCACCGCTGCATCCACATCCGGTATTCGCCGCAAAGCGGCCTGCCCGCCTGGGAGTTTGAGCAGCAGGGCCAGACGCTGAATGTGCGCGTGGAAGGCCAGGTGGTGGTGAACACCACGCC from Comamonadaceae bacterium OS-1 carries:
- the pgrR_5 gene encoding HTH-type transcriptional regulator PgrR — its product is MARRNLNDLLAFVTVAREGSFTRAAAVLGVTPSALSQAIAGLETRLRIRLLTRTTRSVSPTAAGERLVQAIGHRFDEIEAELDALTEMRDKPAGTVRITSGDHVLHTTLLPKLAPLLLAYPEVKLEFDVNYGFRDIVADRFDAGVRLGDTIDKDMVALPIGPPLRMAAVATPGYFAAHPAPATPGELVAHRCIHIRYSPQSGLPAWEFEQQGQTLNVRVEGQVVVNTTPHVVGAALAGLGIAFLPEEEFAPHIAQGRLVRVLEDWCLPFAGYFLYYPSRRQPSPAFSLVLDALRLSSAAKPKRRR